One genomic segment of Acidaminococcales bacterium includes these proteins:
- a CDS encoding mandelate racemase/muconate lactonizing enzyme family protein: MKITKIEAIPLKLPLVEPLHWVSGYMTHAEHLLIRIQTDEGIEGITEGVPRPGIYGETQVSIHHIINNVFGPMLTGLDPFDTDKIWAKMNTVFWNPTAKGCLDVGLYDIMGKKTGLPCHKLLGGWTDKVRVSWMVALKSMEEMVKEAERSYAAGYRYFKLKGGIDPDFDIQMVKNIKKVLGPDAKLYIDGNMGYKYLDILKVAKALEGDLVWLEEPMLCSDSQGRKKLSEHIDIPLMGDESLFSLSDAAREIALGALDIVMVKIPRTGYTIGKKFVALAEAYNKPMLMGTQAETTLGTVSCLHFVAAHKQFSLVNELSYFNSIQGSLLNEEIKVTDGCMTVPNGPGLGVTLDEEKVRYFSDLAKK; the protein is encoded by the coding sequence ATGAAAATAACCAAGATAGAAGCCATACCTTTGAAGCTGCCGCTCGTGGAGCCCTTGCATTGGGTCAGCGGTTACATGACACATGCGGAGCATCTTCTGATCCGCATCCAGACAGACGAAGGGATCGAAGGCATAACGGAAGGGGTTCCGCGCCCCGGCATCTACGGAGAAACGCAAGTTTCTATACATCATATTATCAATAATGTTTTCGGGCCCATGCTGACAGGGCTGGATCCTTTCGATACGGACAAGATTTGGGCGAAAATGAACACGGTATTTTGGAACCCTACCGCCAAAGGTTGTCTCGACGTAGGCCTTTACGACATTATGGGCAAGAAAACAGGGCTGCCTTGCCACAAACTGCTGGGCGGCTGGACAGACAAGGTGCGCGTTAGCTGGATGGTAGCACTAAAGAGTATGGAAGAGATGGTTAAAGAGGCGGAGAGAAGTTACGCCGCCGGGTACCGTTACTTCAAGCTCAAAGGCGGCATAGACCCGGATTTTGACATTCAGATGGTAAAGAATATCAAAAAAGTGCTGGGTCCGGACGCCAAACTGTACATCGACGGGAACATGGGCTACAAATATTTGGATATCCTGAAAGTCGCCAAGGCGCTGGAAGGCGATTTGGTCTGGCTGGAAGAACCCATGCTTTGCTCGGACAGCCAAGGGCGCAAGAAGCTTTCGGAACACATCGATATACCGCTGATGGGCGACGAAAGCCTGTTCAGCCTTAGCGACGCCGCGCGGGAAATCGCTTTGGGCGCTTTGGACATTGTCATGGTGAAGATACCCAGGACAGGTTACACCATCGGGAAAAAATTTGTGGCTTTGGCCGAGGCTTATAACAAGCCCATGTTGATGGGCACCCAGGCGGAAACAACGCTGGGCACTGTGTCTTGCCTCCACTTTGTGGCGGCGCACAAGCAATTCAGTTTGGTCAATGAGCTGTCTTATTTCAATTCCATTCAGGGCAGCCTGCTGAATGAAGAAATAAAGGTGACGGATGGTTGCATGACTGTGCCCAATGGACCGGGGCTGGGCGTTACGCTGGACGAAGAAAAGGTGAGATATTTCAGCGATCTGGCCAAAAAATGA
- a CDS encoding sodium:solute symporter family protein has protein sequence MEISVFNCIFFSFLIVYLGVTFYVGRGGVSLKDFYVMDQGASPFLIAGTYAATWISAVGMVGLTGMSYKTGPLTGILDWAATIGFVMSTFWIGNKLRRTQQVTLGDFFGERFDSQTLRAVTALITIFGLGAYFVGQIIGSAIVTETLLGIPYSYMVVVMVVVFMVIALGAGAKSVTITDTIMMLLIVVALAYVFSPMLISTVGIDAFSKFAKEKPDWFTSGGGVYTWGTIVGWQVLWSLGNAANPSAITRCFLAKNSRTWTKAMILAMMATFSVIWLTHLAASSVYLVNPNLSNPGAALTWAAMNVVNPVVGAIAIAGLFGACLSTASTQILTLSFSIARDFYEKIFYKEASDAQILRVARIWIIVFSVLGAAIALYGSSLIVVIGNFGSSIFTCSFFAPLIFGLNWRKMNKRGAIWAMIVGAAINTGLHFIPLAMGKPFGWSGWLPLGLHPTIWAAIASILTAYFASFGGENTSKALAVYDTCNHVSDEEKASNIQSGSLTPYIIALVVYTIVQTSLVLWFASKVA, from the coding sequence ATGGAAATAAGTGTTTTCAATTGTATTTTTTTCTCTTTCCTGATCGTATATCTCGGAGTTACTTTTTATGTCGGGCGCGGCGGCGTTTCCTTAAAAGACTTTTACGTCATGGACCAAGGCGCCTCGCCGTTTTTAATCGCCGGCACTTATGCCGCCACCTGGATCAGCGCCGTGGGCATGGTAGGGCTGACCGGCATGTCCTACAAAACCGGGCCGCTGACCGGCATACTGGACTGGGCGGCTACCATCGGTTTTGTTATGTCCACTTTCTGGATTGGGAACAAACTCCGGCGTACGCAACAGGTAACATTGGGCGATTTTTTCGGCGAGCGCTTTGACAGCCAGACTTTGCGCGCCGTCACGGCCCTTATTACCATCTTCGGCCTGGGCGCTTATTTCGTCGGCCAGATCATCGGCAGCGCCATAGTGACGGAGACCCTGCTGGGCATACCCTATTCTTATATGGTCGTGGTAATGGTGGTAGTGTTCATGGTTATCGCGCTGGGCGCCGGCGCAAAAAGCGTAACCATCACGGACACCATCATGATGCTTCTTATCGTGGTGGCGCTGGCCTATGTTTTTTCTCCCATGCTGATTTCTACGGTGGGCATAGATGCCTTCAGCAAGTTTGCGAAAGAAAAACCGGATTGGTTTACCTCCGGCGGCGGCGTGTACACGTGGGGAACCATCGTGGGCTGGCAGGTACTCTGGTCATTGGGCAACGCCGCCAACCCGTCAGCCATTACCCGCTGTTTCCTGGCCAAAAATTCCCGCACTTGGACGAAGGCCATGATTCTTGCCATGATGGCTACTTTTTCGGTAATTTGGCTGACGCACTTGGCGGCAAGCTCGGTTTACTTGGTGAACCCCAATCTCAGCAACCCCGGCGCGGCGCTGACTTGGGCGGCCATGAACGTAGTCAACCCGGTAGTGGGCGCCATAGCCATAGCCGGTTTGTTCGGGGCTTGCTTGTCTACGGCTTCCACGCAGATTTTGACCTTGTCTTTCAGCATTGCCCGCGACTTTTACGAGAAGATTTTTTATAAAGAAGCCAGCGATGCCCAGATATTGCGGGTAGCCAGAATCTGGATAATAGTTTTTTCCGTGCTGGGCGCGGCTATCGCCCTCTACGGCTCGTCGCTGATCGTTGTCATTGGCAACTTCGGTTCTTCCATTTTCACCTGTTCTTTCTTTGCCCCGCTTATTTTTGGCCTGAACTGGCGTAAAATGAACAAACGCGGCGCCATCTGGGCGATGATCGTAGGGGCGGCTATCAATACCGGCTTGCATTTCATTCCTTTGGCGATGGGCAAACCGTTTGGCTGGTCCGGCTGGCTGCCGTTAGGTCTCCATCCCACCATCTGGGCGGCGATAGCCTCCATCCTGACGGCATATTTTGCCAGCTTTGGCGGCGAGAACACTTCAAAAGCGCTGGCAGTGTACGACACTTGCAACCATGTATCGGACGAGGAGAAGGCTTCCAACATACAAAGCGGCAGTTTGACGCCTTATATTATTGCCTTGGTTGTATACACTATAGTACAGACGTCGCTGGTTTTGTGGTTTGCAAGCAAAGTTGCCTGA
- a CDS encoding enoyl-CoA hydratase/isomerase family protein, with product MLLFEQKGRVAIITLNRPNAMNAMNLEIRKEMKELLEKITFDAGIGAVVLQAEGKSFCSGGDIGTMGDNAPGSGRLRLKYLHYFIRSLSLCDKPTIAAVNGYAAGAGFSLALACDFRIAADDAKFVASFMNVGLVPDSGAAYFLPRLVGLAKAKEIIFTPSPINAEKALELGLANKIVPLAELRPQSIKMAEELAKKPAAAIALAKLMLNRSFEMDLEQAFDFEALAQDICFQTPDHLEGINAFKQKRKPEFNQ from the coding sequence ATGTTGCTTTTTGAGCAAAAAGGGCGCGTGGCCATTATAACGCTGAACAGGCCCAATGCGATGAACGCCATGAACTTGGAAATACGCAAGGAGATGAAGGAACTACTGGAAAAAATCACCTTCGACGCCGGAATCGGCGCCGTAGTCTTGCAAGCCGAAGGCAAATCATTTTGCTCCGGCGGCGATATCGGCACTATGGGCGACAACGCGCCCGGCAGCGGGAGATTGCGGCTGAAATATCTGCATTATTTTATTCGCTCCCTGTCTTTGTGCGACAAACCGACTATCGCCGCAGTTAACGGCTACGCCGCCGGCGCGGGTTTTTCCCTGGCTCTGGCCTGCGATTTCAGGATTGCGGCGGATGACGCGAAATTCGTCGCTTCCTTTATGAATGTGGGCTTGGTGCCGGACAGCGGCGCCGCCTACTTTTTGCCGCGACTGGTCGGCCTGGCCAAAGCCAAAGAGATAATTTTTACGCCTTCGCCCATCAACGCGGAAAAAGCGCTGGAGCTTGGTTTGGCCAACAAGATAGTGCCGCTGGCCGAGCTTAGGCCGCAGTCCATAAAAATGGCGGAGGAACTGGCGAAAAAACCCGCTGCGGCCATAGCGCTGGCCAAGTTGATGCTAAACCGCAGCTTTGAGATGGATTTGGAGCAGGCGTTTGATTTTGAGGCCTTGGCGCAGGACATTTGTTTCCAGACGCCGGATCACCTCGAAGGTATCAATGCTTTTAAGCAAAAGAGAAAACCGGAGTTTAATCAATAG
- a CDS encoding alpha/beta hydrolase — translation MAITGHYVNIGGIKTYYETNGGPPPKSILCIHTAGRENRQYHGLMTILENKYRLVAPDLPAHGKSWPLAGNKAIVDIEEYSAFIWEFAETLGMRDAVIMGCSLGGNVVYKLAIDYPVKAIISLQGASYTPSISEVARALMDHPHVSLQHSHIDFSDSLIGKDTADKEREFIIWGVRQEISTTKKADLTLYNGFDVRGEMGKVTCPVLVFRGEDDWIVDANSVNSTVAALTGAKKVTFRTFPGIGHFPAVERPEVVAKVVEEFMDAL, via the coding sequence AATCCATCTTGTGCATTCATACGGCAGGCAGGGAAAACCGCCAGTACCACGGGCTTATGACGATATTGGAAAATAAATACCGGTTGGTGGCGCCGGATCTTCCGGCTCACGGCAAAAGCTGGCCGCTGGCCGGCAACAAGGCTATCGTCGATATAGAGGAATATTCGGCGTTCATTTGGGAGTTTGCCGAAACGCTGGGGATGCGGGACGCAGTGATCATGGGTTGCTCATTGGGAGGCAATGTTGTCTACAAACTGGCCATAGATTATCCGGTCAAGGCTATCATATCCCTGCAAGGGGCATCCTATACCCCTTCCATTTCCGAAGTTGCCAGGGCGCTGATGGACCACCCTCATGTCAGCCTGCAACATTCCCATATTGATTTCAGCGACAGCCTGATAGGCAAAGATACGGCAGACAAGGAACGTGAGTTTATTATATGGGGCGTGCGGCAGGAAATCTCTACGACCAAGAAGGCCGACTTGACCTTGTACAACGGGTTTGACGTAAGAGGCGAAATGGGCAAGGTAACCTGCCCTGTATTAGTGTTCAGAGGCGAGGACGACTGGATAGTGGATGCCAATTCTGTAAACTCGACAGTAGCCGCCCTGACGGGCGCCAAGAAAGTAACTTTCAGGACTTTTCCCGGTATAGGGCATTTTCCTGCGGTGGAAAGGCCGGAAGTGGTTGCCAAAGTGGTAGAAGAGTTCATGGATGCGCTTTGA